The Scylla paramamosain isolate STU-SP2022 chromosome 39, ASM3559412v1, whole genome shotgun sequence genome includes a window with the following:
- the LOC135092126 gene encoding uncharacterized protein LOC135092126: protein MVVSSRMLAAHTNGYPMDAKARFWSNYYRSLKDITRVEHRPRASESLPVRSTGGQYSGPTVYPKSTYPLVLNTISPTVRPTCHL, encoded by the exons ATGGTTGTCTCATCCCGCATGCTGGCCGCCCACACCAACGGCTACCCCATGGACGCCAAGGCCCGCTTCTGGTCCAACTACTACAGGTCCCTGAAGG ACATCACCAGGGTGGAGCACCGCCCCCGTGCTTCCGAGTCCTTGCCAGTTCGTAGCACCGGCGGCCAGTACAGCGGCCCCACCGTGTACCCCAAGAGCACCTACCCCCTGGTCCTCAACACGATATCCCCGACCGTCCGTCCCACCTGTCACCTGTGA
- the LOC135092122 gene encoding glutathione S-transferase theta-1-like codes for MTASLTLHVDYVSQPSRSLVFLCRAIKAPHQEKQLSLVKGEHLNKPFADLNPFKKVPAVQDEDLLILESCSALRYIASKYDAAGTWYPADLKTRCKVDEYLDWQHLNTRAHGVGYYMNKVLLPMMKGSAPDMEVVEKHEKELGRVEELFASYFLGDKPFITGNTPTIADLQAATEFEQPQAAGYTLAKATKEYLERVREAVGAEMYDELHEAPKELAKKALQ; via the exons ATGACCGCCAGCCTCACCCTCCACGTCGACTACGTGTCCCAGCCCTCCAGGTCCCTCGTGTTCCTGTGCAGGGCGATCAAGGCGCCCCACCAGGAGAAGCAACTCAGTCTGGTGAAAG GGGAGCACCTAAACAAGCCCTTCGCTGACCTGAACCCCTTCAAGAAAGTGCCCGCGGTGCAGGACGAAGACTTGCTCATCCTTGAGAG CTGCTCGGCGCTGCGGTACATCGCTAGCAAGTATGACGCTGCCGGCACCTGGTACCCCGCAGACCTCAAGACGCGCTGCAAGGTGGACGAATACCTGGACTGGCAACACCTCAACACCAGAGCTCACGGCGTGGGATACTACAtgaacaag GTGTTACTGCCCATGATGAAGGGATCAGCACCGGACATGGAAGTGGTAGAGAAACACGAGAAGGAGCTGGGCCGCGTGGAGGAGCTCTTCGCCAGCTACTTCCTGGGCGATAAGCCTTTCATCACTGGCAACACGCCCACCATCGCGGACCTGCAGGCGGCCACGGAGTTTGAGCAGCCTCAAGCAGCGGGCTACACGCTGGCCAAGGCCACCAAGGAATACCTGGAGAGGGTGCGGGAGGCAGTGGGCGCCGAGATGTACGACGAGCTGCACGAGGCCCCGAAGGAACTGGCGAAGAAGGCGCTGCAGTGA